The genomic segment TCGCGATCAGCCGCAACCGGGAGTACCAGGCGGACGCGTCCGGCGCGTCGCTGACCCGCGACCCGCTGGCCCTGGCCAGCGCGCTGCGGAAGATCCACGCCGGCACCCAGTCGCTGCCGTTGCCGGCCGACAACCGGCTCACCAGCACCGCCCACCTGATGATCGACAATCCGTTCCGGGGCCGGGGGATGGCGAACCTCTTCTCCACCCACCCGCCGATGCAGGAGCGGGTCCGGCGCCTGGAGCAGATGGCCGCCAACAGCGGCCCGGTCCAGTTCCAGCGCTGACCCCGTCCCACTGAATCGCGCGAGGGCCGCCTTCGGGCGGCCCTCGCCGTCTGTCCGCCCTCAGCGTTAGGGTCGACAGGCTTACCACCCATTACCGGAACGGGGGTTCGGCGATGGCCGCCCTGGGCCAGTATCTGGCGGTCTGGCGGATCCCCGGGGCACCCACGCTGCTGCTGGCCGGCATCATCGGCCGGCTCAGCATCGGAATGACCCCGCTGGCCCTGCTGCTCCTGGTCGAGCAGGCCACCGGCCGGTACGCCCCCGCCGCCATCGCCGGCGGCGTCTACGCCCTCAGCGGCGCCGCGCTCAGCCCGATCGCCGGCCGGTTCGCCGACCGCGCCGGTCCGGGACCGGTGCTGCTGGTGACCGCCGTGGCGCACCCGCTCGCCCTGGTCGGCCTACTGCTGGTCAGCCGGGGCGGCGCCGACGCGCTGCCCGCGATCTATCTGACCGCTGGCCTGGCCGGTGCCAGCTACCCGCCGCTGACCGCAGCGCTGCGGGGCGCCTGGAACTGGCTCACCGCCCCCGACTCCGGCCGGTACCCGCTGCGCAACACCGCCCTGGCCGCCGAGACCACGCTCTTCGAACTGGTCTTCGTGCTCGGCCCGCTGCTGGTCGCCGGGTTCGTGCTGGTCGCCGACGCCGCCGCCGCGCTACTCGGCGCGGCGGCGGCCACCCTGGTCGGCACCACCGCCGTCGCACTCGGCACGGTGATCCGCAACTGGCGCCCGCACCCCGATCAGACCCCCGCCCGGGGACTCGGACCGCTGCGGGTGGCCGGCATCCCCACCCTGCTGCTCTGCGTGGCCGGACTCGGCCTGGCCTTCGGCACCGCCGGCGTCACCGTGCCGGCGTACGCGACCGCGCACGGCGCCGCTGACCCGGGCACCCTGGCCGGGGTGCTGCTGGCGGTCTGGGGACTCGGCAGCGCCGCCGGCGGCATCTGGTTCGGCACCCGCCCGCCGGCCCGCACCGCCACCCGCCAGTTCGCCGGCTTCCTGGCCGCGGTCGCTGCCAGCTTCCTGGTGTACGCGGTGATGCCCGCCCCGGCTGCCCTCGGCGCCGCCCTGCTGGTCGGCGGAATCGCCATCGCTCCGGCGCTGACCCTGCAGAACGTCATGGTGGGCCGGATCGCTCCGGGCGGGATGCTGAACGAGGCGTACACCTGGATGGTGACCGTCGCGGTGGCCGCCAGCGCGGCCGGCGGGGCGGTCGCCGGGCTGCTTGTCGACCATGTCGGCGTACCGTGGGCGTTTTTGTTCGGCGGCGCGGCGGTGGCCGTTTCGGCGACGGTGGCGGCGCTGCCGGCAGGTCCGATCGCCCGCGCCGAAGGCTCATTGGCCCCCGGCCCGGCCTGATCCCACCCGTTCCGCCTCGACTTCCGCCTCGACGGGATCGGGTGGCAGCAGCCCCCGCCGCCGCAGTCGCCGGATCGTCTCCGCGCGCGTCCGCTCAGCCGTCTCGGTTGCCCGTGCCCAGAGTTCCTTCCGTTGGCCGGGGTTGTCGGTCACGGCTGGTCGTGCTCGTCCGGGTCAGCGTGCGCGCGACCCCAGATCGAACGCACCGCCGCGATGATGGCGGCGGCGCTGGCGTCCTCGGGTGCGGTGGGCCCGAGGAACAGGCAGTACCGGCCGCCCGCATCCCAGACCCGCCACCGCTCCTCGGGCGGCACCCGCAGCTCCAACCCACCCGAGCTGCCGGTGTCGACCCAGACGGTGACCGGCTGGTCAGGCGGCGGCAGCGTCGGCGGTACGGCAACGGGTAGCCAGGGCGGAACGCGCACAGCGGCACCTCCAGCGGCTGCGAGTGATGGTGAGGTCACGCTAGCTCAACTGGTACATGGCAGTCCATGGTCTGCCATGGTTGATCACGGGAAATCGGGGAAGCCTACGGTCTGCCAATGGTCATCGATGCTGACGGCCCGGTGCCGCTCTACGAGCAGGTCGCCGCGATACTGCGCCAGCGGATCGCGGCTGGTGAGCTGCCGCCGGACCGGCCGATCCCCAGCGTGGCCCGGCTGCAGCAGGAGCACGGGATCGCCCGCGGCACCGCCCTGCACGCCGTGCGGGTGCTGGTCGAGGAAGGACTGGCCTACGTCGTGCAGGGCAAGGGAACCTACGTCCGGCGCCAGACCTAGGGCCGCCCCAATGGTCAACCCATATTCACCCACACCGCTGTACGTGCAGGTGGCAGATCTCATCGCGGAGCGGATCGCATCCGGAGAGCTGGCGCCGGAGACGTTGATCCCGAGCGAGTCGCGCATCCAGCAGGAGTACGGCGTCGCGCGCGGGACCGCGCGCCGAGCGGTCGCCCAGTTGGTGGATCGCGGGCTGGTCGTGACGATCCCGCAGCGCGGCACGTACGTCCGCCCGCAGTCCTGACAACGACGAAGGGCCGCGCGGTGGTGTCCGCGCGGCCCTTCGGCTGCGGTCAGCGGTAGTTGATGAACTGCAGGGCGATGCCGAAGTCCTCGGCCTTGAGCAGTGCGATCACCGCTTGCAGGTCATCCTTCTTCTTGGCGGTCACCCGGAGCTGGTCGCCCTGGATCTGCGCCTGGACGCCCTTCGGCCCCTCGTCCCGGATCTTCTTGCTGATCGCCTTGGCCTTGTCGATCTCGATACCCTGGATGATCTTGCAGTCGATCCGGTGGATCTTGCCGGAGGCGCGCGGGTCGCCAGCATCCAGTGCCTTCAACGACACGCTGCGCTTCACCAGCTTCTCCTTGAAGACGTCCAGCGCCGCCTTGACCCGCTCCTCGGTCTCGGCCTTGAGGGTGACCGCCTCCTCGCCGGCCCAGGAGATCTCCGCACCGGTGCCGCGGAAGTCGAAGCGGGTCGACATCTCCTTCTCGGCCTGGCGCAGAGCGTTGTCGACCTCCTGCCGGTCGACCTTGCTGACGATGTCGAACGACGGGTTGGCTGCCATGAAATCCGCTCCTGCTGTGTGACTACGTGGGTCTCCAGCACCGCCGGTCAGCGGTACGACATGCCGACCGTACCCGGTTGCGGGGCAGGCCCGTGCGACCGCTATCCTTGCTTCCGCCGCCGCGTCGCGACGTGGTGGTGCGCCATGGCGGGTTGCCCGAGCGGCCAATGGGAGCGGACTGTAAATCCGTCGCGAAAGCTACAGAGGTTCGAATCCTCTACCCGCCACAGTGCGAGAGCGGCCCCTGACCAAACCAAAGTTGGTCGGGGGCCGACTTGTAGGTCCACCTCTTCCGGTTCGATCCGCCTCGGATCCGGATGCGGGGCCGGGGCGTTGTGCGGGGTGGCGCTGGACTACGGCCCATCGGGTGCGAGCACGGTGACCAGGTCGGCCATGCAGGTGATGACTGCGTCGGCCGTGTCCAGGTGGGTGGCCTTGCCTGGCTTGTTGGCGTATCCGATAGCGGGGACCCGGGCGGTGTGGGCAGCGGTGATGTCGCTGGCGGAGTCGCCGATCATGAGGCAGGTCCCGGGGTCGGCGTGCAACTCGGCGACGGCGGCCAGCACCGGGGCCGGGTTGGGCTTCATCTGGGCCGGGTCGGCATAGGCGCGGCCGATGATTGGGTGTAGGTAGCCGTCGAGGCGGTGCGCGAGGAGGTAGGCGCGGACGGCTTCGGCGGAGTTGTTCGACACGATCGCGACGCGTCGGCCGCTGTGCTGGGCCGCGACGATGACCTCACGCGCGTGCGGTGTCGGTTCGGCGGTCCGGGCCGCGGTGAGTTCGGCCGACCGCAAGGCGTCATCGACCCGGTGAACGAGCTGCCGCTTGCCCAGGGTGGCGGTGAAGCGCAGCACGGCGAGCGGGTCGGCTTCGGCGCGGATGTGCTCGGGCAGGGGCACGCCCTGGTCGACCAGGAGCCGGCGCAGCTCGGCCGCGATCGTGGGGGCGGGGTGGTTGGCGAAGACCGCGCAGACCGGGCCGTCGAAGTCGAGCAGCAGGAACCGGGCGCGGTCGACCAGGGCGGACAGGGCAGTGGCGGTCATGACCCGTACCCGCGAGCGATGGCGTTCCACATTGGCCCCATCCTGGCGCAGTAAGCCGTTCGGATAGGCCGGTTTGAGCACGGCTGGGTGCGCCACGATCAAGGAAGCCGCTCTGCCTGCGAACCTG from the Solwaraspora sp. WMMD1047 genome contains:
- a CDS encoding MFS transporter; the protein is MAALGQYLAVWRIPGAPTLLLAGIIGRLSIGMTPLALLLLVEQATGRYAPAAIAGGVYALSGAALSPIAGRFADRAGPGPVLLVTAVAHPLALVGLLLVSRGGADALPAIYLTAGLAGASYPPLTAALRGAWNWLTAPDSGRYPLRNTALAAETTLFELVFVLGPLLVAGFVLVADAAAALLGAAAATLVGTTAVALGTVIRNWRPHPDQTPARGLGPLRVAGIPTLLLCVAGLGLAFGTAGVTVPAYATAHGAADPGTLAGVLLAVWGLGSAAGGIWFGTRPPARTATRQFAGFLAAVAASFLVYAVMPAPAALGAALLVGGIAIAPALTLQNVMVGRIAPGGMLNEAYTWMVTVAVAASAAGGAVAGLLVDHVGVPWAFLFGGAAVAVSATVAALPAGPIARAEGSLAPGPA
- a CDS encoding winged helix-turn-helix domain-containing protein, producing MVIDADGPVPLYEQVAAILRQRIAAGELPPDRPIPSVARLQQEHGIARGTALHAVRVLVEEGLAYVVQGKGTYVRRQT
- a CDS encoding winged helix-turn-helix domain-containing protein — encoded protein: MQVADLIAERIASGELAPETLIPSESRIQQEYGVARGTARRAVAQLVDRGLVVTIPQRGTYVRPQS
- a CDS encoding YajQ family cyclic di-GMP-binding protein; its protein translation is MAANPSFDIVSKVDRQEVDNALRQAEKEMSTRFDFRGTGAEISWAGEEAVTLKAETEERVKAALDVFKEKLVKRSVSLKALDAGDPRASGKIHRIDCKIIQGIEIDKAKAISKKIRDEGPKGVQAQIQGDQLRVTAKKKDDLQAVIALLKAEDFGIALQFINYR
- a CDS encoding HAD-IA family hydrolase; its protein translation is MTATALSALVDRARFLLLDFDGPVCAVFANHPAPTIAAELRRLLVDQGVPLPEHIRAEADPLAVLRFTATLGKRQLVHRVDDALRSAELTAARTAEPTPHAREVIVAAQHSGRRVAIVSNNSAEAVRAYLLAHRLDGYLHPIIGRAYADPAQMKPNPAPVLAAVAELHADPGTCLMIGDSASDITAAHTARVPAIGYANKPGKATHLDTADAVITCMADLVTVLAPDGP